Proteins encoded by one window of Salirhabdus salicampi:
- a CDS encoding CheR family methyltransferase, with amino-acid sequence MNGDYDRFINNIYEKSNINLRLYKQTQMFRRLTTLRDKRGYHTFGDYYRAMLQDEELYEEFLNRITINVSDFFRNQRRWEVLKQNVFPRLAKNSQRIKVWSAACAAGEEPYSLAMIADHSGILKRTSVLATDLDQAVLARAREGVYTNKSLRELPLPFKEKYFEQLGDRYYVLPKLKKRVTFKRHNLLEDDYEQGFDLIVCRNVFIYFTDEAKHIIYKQFSKALRSGGVLFVGSTEQIVNPQRYNLKPTETFFYEKC; translated from the coding sequence ATGAATGGGGATTATGATCGCTTTATCAACAATATATACGAAAAATCCAACATTAATCTACGTTTGTATAAACAGACACAAATGTTCCGTCGTTTAACAACGTTGCGAGATAAAAGAGGCTATCATACTTTCGGGGATTATTATCGGGCTATGTTACAAGATGAGGAATTATATGAAGAATTTTTAAATCGAATTACGATTAACGTATCTGATTTTTTTCGAAACCAAAGGCGCTGGGAAGTATTAAAGCAAAACGTATTTCCCCGGCTCGCGAAAAATAGTCAACGTATAAAAGTATGGAGTGCGGCATGTGCAGCAGGTGAAGAACCTTACTCATTAGCCATGATTGCCGACCACTCCGGTATTTTAAAGCGTACAAGTGTATTAGCGACAGACTTAGATCAAGCGGTTTTAGCGAGAGCCCGGGAAGGGGTTTATACGAATAAATCATTACGTGAGTTACCATTACCCTTTAAGGAAAAGTACTTTGAACAATTGGGAGATCGATATTACGTATTACCTAAGTTGAAAAAGCGGGTCACTTTTAAAAGGCATAATTTACTTGAAGATGACTATGAACAAGGATTTGATTTAATTGTTTGCCGGAATGTTTTTATTTACTTTACCGATGAGGCAAAACATATAATCTATAAACAATTTAGTAAAGCGTTACGATCAGGTGGAGTATTGTTCGTTGGAAGTACCGAACAAATTGTAAATCCCCAGAGATATAACTTGAAACCGACGGAAACATTTTTTTATGAAAAGTGTTAA
- the hisC gene encoding histidinol-phosphate transaminase gives MEPKRIIKTLTPYQPGKSIEEVKKEYGLTEIVKLASNENPYGFSTLVEETLRKDFLSVHQYPDGYARQLRERLASHLQVAEHQLIFGSGSDEIVQMICRTFLTRHDNTVMATPTFPQYRHHANIEGAEIREVPLLEGSHNLEEMLAAIDKQTKVVWLCTPNNPTGGYIQQEDLFAFIERCPSHVLIVIDEAYFEYVTAEDYPNTIPLLQNYQNIIILRTFSKAYGLAGLRVGYGIGNEQIISYLNTVRGPFNTTTVGQLAATVALKDQMFIRDTCEKNEQNRRRLEAFCVQKGLSYFPSETNFLLIHLPNSGLEVAEQLLQNGFIVRAGELLGIDKSIRVTVPKDRDVDPFLEALSKIL, from the coding sequence ATGGAACCGAAGCGTATCATAAAAACTTTAACCCCTTATCAGCCGGGGAAAAGCATAGAAGAGGTGAAAAAGGAGTACGGGTTAACGGAAATCGTGAAACTTGCGTCGAATGAAAACCCTTATGGATTTTCAACGTTAGTCGAAGAAACGTTAAGGAAGGACTTCCTTTCGGTTCATCAATATCCAGATGGATATGCTAGACAGTTACGTGAACGGCTAGCCTCGCACCTTCAAGTAGCAGAACATCAACTCATATTTGGTAGTGGGTCTGATGAAATTGTCCAAATGATCTGCCGAACATTTTTGACACGACATGATAACACGGTCATGGCAACCCCAACCTTTCCCCAATATCGGCATCATGCCAATATTGAAGGAGCTGAAATTCGAGAAGTTCCTTTGTTGGAAGGGAGTCATAACTTGGAGGAGATGTTAGCGGCTATTGATAAACAAACAAAAGTGGTCTGGCTATGTACACCGAACAATCCAACAGGTGGTTATATTCAACAGGAGGATTTGTTTGCTTTCATAGAGCGTTGTCCGAGCCATGTTCTTATTGTGATTGACGAGGCTTACTTTGAATACGTAACTGCAGAGGACTACCCTAACACAATACCGTTGCTACAAAACTATCAAAATATAATCATCCTACGTACTTTCTCTAAAGCATATGGATTGGCCGGGTTAAGAGTCGGTTATGGCATTGGGAATGAGCAAATTATATCGTATTTGAACACGGTGCGAGGCCCTTTTAACACTACAACAGTCGGACAATTAGCGGCAACAGTTGCATTAAAGGATCAAATGTTTATTCGGGATACATGTGAAAAAAACGAACAAAACCGCAGACGTTTAGAGGCTTTTTGTGTACAGAAAGGGTTGTCATATTTTCCATCGGAAACAAACTTTTTACTTATTCATTTACCGAATTCAGGATTAGAGGTAGCTGAACAACTTCTGCAAAATGGCTTTATTGTAAGAGCTGGTGAGTTGTTAGGAATTGATAAGAGTATTCGTGTAACAGTACCGAAAGATAGAGATGTGGATCCGTTTTTAGAAGCATTATCTAAGATACTCTGA
- the spoIVA gene encoding stage IV sporulation protein A yields the protein MERVDIFKDISKRTNGDIYLGVVGAVRTGKSTFIKKFMDLVVLPNIDDEDERARAQDELPQSAAGRTIMTTEPKFIPNQAVTVNVDEGLEVNVRLVDCVGYTVNGAKGFEDEDGPRMIQTPWYEEAIPFHDAAEIGTRKVIQDHSTIGVVVTTDGTIGDIAREDYVEAEEKVVSELKEVGKPFIMVLNTVRPHHKDTELLREELKEKYDIPVVALSVEEMRDHDVYNVLREALYEFPVLEVNVNLPSWVMVLKDGHWLREKYEDAIQETVKDIKRLRDVDRVVGHFYDYDFVDRAQLAGMEMGEGIAEIDLHAPDELYDHVLKEIVGVEIRGRDHLLELMQDLSHAKREYDQVAEALKMVKQTGYGIAAPTLEDMALDEPEIIRQGSRFGVRLKAVAPSIHMVKVDVESEFAPIIGTEKQSEELVRYLMQDFEEDPLSIWNSDIFGRSLSSIVREGIQAKLSLMPENARYKLKETLERIINEGSGGLIAIIL from the coding sequence TTGGAAAGAGTCGATATTTTTAAAGACATATCAAAACGTACAAATGGAGATATCTATCTCGGCGTCGTCGGTGCGGTAAGAACAGGAAAATCTACTTTTATTAAAAAGTTTATGGATTTAGTTGTCTTACCGAACATAGACGATGAGGATGAGCGAGCAAGAGCACAGGATGAACTTCCTCAAAGTGCAGCTGGAAGAACGATTATGACAACAGAGCCAAAGTTCATTCCAAATCAAGCGGTTACCGTAAATGTAGACGAAGGATTGGAAGTGAATGTTCGTTTAGTGGACTGTGTCGGGTATACCGTAAACGGTGCGAAGGGTTTTGAAGATGAAGATGGCCCACGTATGATTCAAACACCTTGGTATGAAGAGGCTATTCCTTTTCATGATGCAGCAGAAATCGGTACTCGAAAAGTTATCCAAGACCACTCAACGATAGGGGTCGTTGTTACAACAGATGGAACGATCGGTGATATTGCAAGAGAAGACTATGTAGAAGCAGAAGAAAAGGTAGTATCTGAATTAAAAGAAGTAGGAAAACCATTCATTATGGTACTAAACACAGTTCGGCCTCACCATAAAGATACAGAGCTGCTACGTGAAGAGTTAAAAGAGAAATACGATATTCCTGTTGTTGCTCTAAGTGTGGAAGAAATGCGTGATCATGATGTGTATAACGTATTGCGTGAAGCATTATACGAGTTCCCGGTTTTAGAAGTAAATGTAAACCTTCCAAGCTGGGTAATGGTGCTAAAAGATGGCCACTGGCTAAGAGAGAAATATGAAGACGCCATTCAGGAAACCGTGAAGGATATTAAACGGTTACGCGATGTCGATCGGGTTGTCGGTCATTTTTATGATTATGACTTCGTAGATCGTGCTCAACTAGCGGGAATGGAAATGGGAGAAGGAATTGCTGAAATTGACCTGCATGCCCCAGATGAACTATATGACCATGTGCTAAAAGAAATCGTTGGGGTTGAAATTAGGGGAAGAGATCATTTGCTAGAATTAATGCAAGATCTTTCCCATGCGAAGCGTGAATATGACCAAGTAGCAGAAGCCTTAAAGATGGTTAAACAGACAGGGTATGGAATTGCTGCTCCAACATTAGAAGATATGGCGTTAGATGAGCCTGAAATCATTCGTCAAGGATCTAGATTTGGGGTTAGATTAAAAGCTGTTGCTCCTTCAATTCATATGGTGAAAGTGGATGTGGAGTCTGAATTTGCTCCAATTATTGGTACGGAAAAGCAAAGCGAGGAGCTTGTTCGATACTTAATGCAAGACTTTGAGGAAGATCCTTTATCCATATGGAATTCAGACATATTCGGTCGTTCATTGAGCTCTATCGTTCGCGAGGGAATTCAAGCGAAGCTCTCCCTCATGCCAGAGAATGCACGGTATAAATTAAAGGAAACATTAGAGAGAATTATAAACGAAGGAAGCGGTGGGTTAATCGCGATTATCTTATAA
- a CDS encoding HU family DNA-binding protein codes for MNKTDLVNTVAEKSDLSKKDASKAVDAVFESIADTLQEGDKVQLIGFGNFEVRERAARKGRNPQTGEEIEIPASKVPAFKPGKALKDAVK; via the coding sequence ATGAACAAGACTGATTTAGTAAACACAGTTGCTGAGAAAAGTGACTTGTCTAAAAAAGATGCTTCTAAAGCTGTTGATGCTGTCTTTGAATCCATCGCGGACACACTACAAGAAGGTGATAAAGTTCAATTAATTGGCTTTGGTAACTTTGAAGTACGTGAGCGCGCTGCACGTAAAGGACGTAACCCACAAACTGGTGAAGAGATTGAAATCCCAGCTAGTAAGGTACCAGCGTTTAAACCGGGTAAAGCCCTTAAGGATGCTGTGAAATAA
- a CDS encoding heptaprenyl diphosphate synthase component 1 gives MSIHNEIYEIKQKIHGRINHPYMSEKVDQPSISEDKIFFLKLFIEESIKGVDYKETYLVATMLMQIAMDTHDQVPEQLASEAFHKQQLTVLAGDLYSGLFYEGLAQLEDVSLIQALAGAVREMNERKMTVYHNQFHKLEDLLCEVREIESMLIKKVAEYFQMPDIVEIMSDWLLIKRLQVESEHNHQKDFSPHLTFTLGEERLSLGGKVRPLIHEKTKELTSKVYEQVQNLHNDHIKGKLLEWFHGLPSQEILLEEG, from the coding sequence TTGAGCATACATAACGAAATATATGAAATAAAACAAAAGATACATGGGCGAATCAACCACCCATACATGTCCGAAAAGGTCGATCAACCAAGTATTTCTGAAGATAAAATCTTTTTCTTGAAATTGTTCATTGAGGAATCAATTAAAGGTGTTGACTATAAAGAAACGTACTTGGTCGCAACCATGTTAATGCAAATTGCCATGGACACTCATGACCAGGTGCCGGAACAATTAGCTTCAGAGGCATTCCACAAACAACAACTAACCGTACTAGCAGGAGACTTATATAGTGGTCTTTTTTATGAAGGACTGGCACAGTTGGAGGATGTATCGTTAATTCAAGCATTAGCGGGTGCTGTACGGGAAATGAATGAACGGAAAATGACCGTGTACCATAACCAATTCCATAAACTTGAAGATCTTTTATGTGAGGTGCGGGAAATTGAATCCATGCTTATAAAAAAGGTGGCAGAGTATTTCCAAATGCCAGATATTGTGGAAATTATGAGTGACTGGTTACTTATAAAGAGATTACAAGTGGAAAGTGAACATAATCATCAGAAAGATTTTTCCCCTCATTTAACATTTACCCTTGGAGAAGAACGACTAAGTTTAGGTGGTAAAGTTCGTCCGCTCATTCATGAAAAAACGAAAGAGCTGACAAGTAAAGTATACGAGCAAGTTCAAAACTTGCACAATGATCATATTAAAGGGAAATTGTTAGAATGGTTTCATGGATTACCATCTCAAGAAATATTACTGGAAGAAGGGTAG
- a CDS encoding demethylmenaquinone methyltransferase yields the protein MERQTKSAKVHHVFEKIYKKYDKMNSIISFQRHKAWRKDVMKRMDVQKGAKALDVCCGTGDWAISLARAVGTSGEVVGLDFSENMLSVGREKVKEMNLDYVSFVHGDAMNLPFPDNTFDYVTIGFGLRNVQDYAKVLSEMARVVKPGGKVVCLETSQPTLPVFKQLYYVYFQFVMPLFGKVFARSYEEYKWLYDSAKDFPDRFTLKTMFEEAGLSNVQVKSYTGGVAAMHLGVKPN from the coding sequence ATGGAGCGGCAAACGAAATCAGCTAAGGTTCATCACGTATTTGAAAAAATTTATAAAAAGTATGACAAAATGAATTCCATTATATCTTTTCAACGTCATAAGGCGTGGCGAAAAGATGTTATGAAAAGGATGGACGTTCAGAAAGGTGCTAAAGCACTCGATGTATGTTGTGGAACAGGTGACTGGGCTATATCATTAGCGAGAGCAGTAGGAACATCTGGAGAAGTGGTTGGTTTAGATTTTAGTGAAAATATGTTATCAGTAGGTCGGGAAAAGGTGAAAGAAATGAACTTAGATTATGTATCTTTTGTTCATGGAGATGCAATGAACCTTCCTTTTCCAGACAACACGTTTGATTACGTGACGATTGGTTTTGGTTTACGTAACGTCCAAGATTATGCTAAGGTATTATCGGAAATGGCTCGAGTTGTCAAACCAGGGGGCAAGGTCGTTTGCTTAGAAACATCACAACCTACACTACCTGTTTTCAAGCAATTATATTATGTTTATTTTCAGTTTGTGATGCCTTTATTTGGGAAGGTGTTTGCAAGGAGTTATGAGGAATATAAATGGCTCTATGATTCAGCTAAAGACTTTCCAGACCGTTTTACATTAAAGACCATGTTTGAAGAAGCAGGCCTCAGTAATGTTCAAGTGAAAAGTTATACAGGCGGGGTTGCTGCCATGCACTTAGGCGTAAAACCAAATTAG
- a CDS encoding stage VI sporulation protein F has translation MGKDFEKNVFEHIENKANMNTNDIFKIADSVKNADFSDEKTVRQLVRRLAKMANKPLPKEKEDQIVEMVTKQNVPMDMNTLQNMFKN, from the coding sequence GTGGGTAAAGATTTTGAAAAGAACGTATTTGAGCATATAGAAAATAAAGCAAATATGAATACAAATGACATATTTAAAATAGCTGATTCGGTAAAAAATGCAGACTTCTCTGATGAAAAAACGGTTCGCCAATTAGTACGTCGACTGGCGAAGATGGCAAATAAACCATTGCCGAAGGAGAAGGAAGATCAAATTGTAGAAATGGTTACAAAGCAAAATGTGCCAATGGATATGAATACACTACAAAATATGTTTAAGAATTAA
- the mtrB gene encoding trp RNA-binding attenuation protein MtrB produces MSSKSPTDFFVIKALEDGVNVIGLTRGSDTRFHHSEKLDKGEVMIAQFTEHTSAVKVRGKAYIQSSHGEIHTETEEA; encoded by the coding sequence ATGAGTTCCAAATCGCCAACTGATTTTTTTGTCATAAAAGCTTTAGAAGATGGTGTGAACGTCATAGGTTTGACGAGAGGGTCGGATACTCGGTTCCATCATTCTGAGAAGCTTGATAAGGGAGAAGTCATGATTGCCCAGTTTACTGAGCATACATCAGCTGTAAAAGTAAGAGGGAAAGCGTATATACAATCAAGTCATGGTGAAATACATACCGAGACAGAGGAGGCATAA
- the aroB gene encoding 3-dehydroquinate synthase — MQTIPIHTEQHHYNVYIGEGLRHQLANFLPKSYNRVFVITDDIVSKLYLHDVQVGLPSDSHVSTFVVPAGEQSKSFEQFEGIHTAAIKSGLDRNSLIIALGGGMVGDLAGFIASTYMRGIDFIQVPTTILAHDSSVGGKVAINHPLGKNLIGNFHQPVAVIYDMETLKSLPTAEVRSGMAEVMKHAWISDEKFLHDLLQNESLHTQQLADAIVQGIKVKAAIVSEDEKESGIRKYLNFGHTLGHAIESELGYGRITHGEAVAVGMLFALHLSEKYNNITLPTKEYQAWLRRLQYPLGIIEELPVEGIVARMIGDKKNRQGEIHMVLLESVGKPKIVPFKKDQIQFELTRFQEGMKHIC, encoded by the coding sequence ATGCAAACCATTCCGATCCATACAGAGCAACATCATTACAATGTATATATCGGGGAAGGATTGCGTCATCAATTAGCAAATTTTTTACCGAAGTCTTATAACCGTGTGTTTGTAATTACCGATGATATCGTTAGCAAGCTATACTTACATGACGTTCAAGTGGGATTACCTAGTGATAGTCACGTTTCCACTTTCGTAGTACCAGCTGGTGAGCAATCGAAAAGTTTTGAGCAGTTTGAAGGGATCCATACCGCAGCCATTAAGTCAGGACTCGACCGGAACTCTCTTATCATTGCATTGGGGGGAGGCATGGTTGGTGACTTAGCAGGGTTTATTGCATCAACTTATATGCGGGGGATTGATTTTATTCAAGTACCAACTACAATATTAGCTCACGATAGTAGTGTTGGTGGGAAAGTGGCGATTAACCACCCATTAGGGAAAAATTTAATCGGAAACTTTCACCAGCCTGTAGCTGTCATCTATGATATGGAAACCCTAAAATCATTACCTACCGCAGAAGTCCGTTCAGGTATGGCAGAGGTTATGAAACACGCCTGGATAAGTGATGAAAAATTTTTACATGACTTGCTTCAAAACGAATCATTACATACTCAACAATTAGCGGATGCCATCGTACAAGGGATAAAAGTGAAAGCTGCCATCGTGTCTGAAGATGAAAAAGAGAGCGGAATTCGAAAATATTTAAACTTTGGTCATACGTTAGGTCACGCCATTGAATCAGAATTAGGGTATGGGAGAATTACACACGGAGAAGCGGTAGCAGTTGGGATGTTATTTGCCTTACATCTCAGTGAGAAATATAACAACATTACGTTGCCGACAAAAGAATATCAGGCGTGGTTACGACGATTACAGTACCCATTAGGCATCATAGAGGAATTACCGGTTGAAGGAATCGTTGCTCGAATGATCGGAGATAAGAAAAATCGTCAAGGGGAAATTCATATGGTGCTATTAGAGAGTGTAGGGAAGCCAAAGATTGTCCCATTTAAAAAAGACCAAATCCAATTTGAATTGACCCGTTTCCAAGAAGGGATGAAACATATATGTTAA
- the aroC gene encoding chorismate synthase, translated as MRYLTAGESHGKQLTTIVEGIPSNLPLLNDDINDSLLRRQKGHGRGRRMQIEKDLVEIKSGVRHGYTLGSPITLVINNDDFTHWRNIMGEDPLPEDAETKRQISRPRPGHADLNGALKYGHRDMRNVLERSSARETAARVAAGAVAKKLLSELGIEVVGYVREIAGIVADDYEHLPLEERKQISEASPVRALNETKGKEMMDAIDKAKEDGDSIGGVCEVVVEGLPAGIGSYVHYDRKLDSKIAGSVVSINAFKGVEFGIGFEAARRNGSEVHDEIAWNEERGYYRKTNRLGGLEGGMTTGMPVVIRGVMKPIPTLYKPLMSVDIDTKEPFKASIERSDSCAVPAAAVVMEHVVAWEVAKALCEQFTHDQFAQLKRALDEYREEVRCF; from the coding sequence ATGCGATATTTAACAGCAGGTGAATCACACGGAAAGCAATTAACAACAATTGTTGAAGGAATTCCTTCTAATTTGCCATTACTGAACGATGATATAAATGATTCGTTATTAAGAAGACAAAAAGGTCACGGTAGAGGTCGCCGTATGCAAATTGAAAAAGATCTTGTGGAAATCAAGAGCGGGGTTCGACATGGTTATACATTAGGTTCCCCTATTACTCTTGTCATAAATAACGATGATTTCACACATTGGCGTAACATCATGGGTGAAGACCCACTTCCGGAAGATGCTGAAACAAAACGACAAATTTCACGTCCCCGTCCTGGTCATGCTGATTTAAATGGGGCGTTAAAATACGGCCATCGTGATATGCGTAACGTATTAGAAAGATCTTCAGCTCGTGAAACAGCAGCGCGAGTAGCAGCAGGTGCAGTAGCAAAGAAATTGCTTTCTGAGTTAGGCATTGAAGTAGTTGGTTATGTAAGAGAAATCGCAGGTATAGTGGCTGACGACTACGAACACTTGCCATTAGAAGAAAGAAAGCAAATTTCAGAAGCCTCACCTGTAAGAGCGTTAAACGAAACAAAGGGTAAAGAAATGATGGATGCAATTGATAAAGCAAAAGAAGACGGAGATTCTATTGGCGGCGTATGCGAAGTTGTTGTAGAAGGCCTGCCAGCTGGGATTGGTTCATACGTTCATTACGATCGTAAATTAGATAGCAAAATTGCCGGTAGTGTTGTTAGTATTAACGCGTTTAAAGGGGTCGAATTCGGAATCGGATTTGAGGCAGCTCGACGTAACGGTAGTGAAGTACACGATGAAATTGCATGGAACGAAGAGCGCGGTTACTATCGGAAAACAAATCGTTTAGGTGGTCTGGAAGGTGGTATGACAACAGGAATGCCTGTAGTTATACGTGGTGTTATGAAGCCAATTCCAACTTTATATAAACCACTTATGAGTGTCGATATTGATACGAAAGAGCCGTTTAAGGCGAGCATTGAGCGTTCTGATTCTTGTGCTGTTCCAGCCGCTGCTGTTGTTATGGAACACGTTGTCGCTTGGGAAGTAGCGAAAGCTTTATGTGAGCAATTTACCCATGATCAGTTCGCCCAACTGAAAAGAGCATTAGACGAATATCGTGAGGAAGTTAGGTGTTTTTAA
- a CDS encoding DUF2768 domain-containing protein has translation MSVGMLKMYISFAGMIFMFLAVGLILLSRYKLKGILSGVVGLIAYLCLMASGLIIFYVVFSGPST, from the coding sequence ATGTCTGTTGGAATGCTGAAAATGTATATATCTTTTGCCGGAATGATTTTCATGTTTTTGGCAGTTGGATTGATTTTATTGAGTAGATACAAGCTAAAAGGTATATTAAGTGGTGTTGTTGGCCTAATTGCCTATTTATGTTTGATGGCTTCTGGTCTTATTATTTTCTATGTCGTCTTTAGTGGACCATCAACATGA
- the ndk gene encoding nucleoside-diphosphate kinase: MEKTFIMVKPDGVQRNLVGDIVAKFERKGFQLVGAKLMQVSKELAEEHYGEHKEKPFFGELVDFITSGPVFAMVWEGDQVISTARQMMGKTNPAEALPGTIRGDYGLTVGKNVIHGSDSPESAEREINLFFNEEDVLTYKKDNNAWIY, from the coding sequence ATGGAGAAAACGTTCATAATGGTCAAGCCAGACGGAGTTCAACGAAATCTAGTTGGGGATATTGTTGCAAAATTTGAGAGAAAAGGGTTTCAGCTTGTTGGTGCTAAACTGATGCAAGTATCAAAAGAGCTTGCTGAAGAGCATTACGGTGAGCATAAAGAAAAGCCATTTTTTGGTGAATTAGTCGATTTCATTACTTCTGGACCTGTTTTTGCGATGGTATGGGAAGGTGACCAAGTGATTTCGACAGCAAGACAAATGATGGGAAAAACGAACCCTGCTGAAGCACTTCCTGGAACGATTCGAGGAGACTACGGTTTAACAGTAGGAAAAAATGTCATTCATGGATCTGACTCACCTGAAAGTGCTGAACGTGAAATAAATTTATTTTTTAATGAAGAAGATGTCCTTACATACAAAAAAGACAACAACGCATGGATCTATTAA
- the hepT gene encoding heptaprenyl diphosphate synthase component II yields MKLSTSYYFLKDDINKIDKELLHIIQAEHSVLRAASTQLLQAGGKRIRPVFVLLAAQFGEYNFERVKKVAIALELIHMATLVHDDVIDDAQLRRGKETVKSKWDNRVAMYTGDFMIARALEVLSEANSAKAHQILSRGIVEVCLGEIEQLKDQYNVNQNIRTYLRRIKRKTALLIAISCRLGAAASDLDEKSERALFRYGYYIGMSYQIIDDILDFTSTDEELGKPAGSDLMNGNITLPVLYLMRDQTFKDKLEKKLSKRQHVGKEDVKDIIEEVKTNNAIDYAYEISDRYLQKAFQQLDQLPDNRAKNALKQIAKYIGKRTS; encoded by the coding sequence ATGAAATTGTCTACAAGCTATTACTTTCTAAAAGATGATATTAACAAAATTGATAAAGAGCTACTCCATATTATTCAGGCGGAGCACTCAGTATTGCGTGCAGCTTCAACCCAGTTACTTCAAGCAGGAGGAAAACGAATTCGTCCTGTTTTTGTTTTGTTAGCGGCTCAGTTTGGGGAATACAACTTCGAAAGAGTGAAAAAGGTTGCTATAGCCCTTGAACTTATCCATATGGCAACCCTCGTACATGATGATGTTATCGATGATGCGCAATTGCGACGGGGGAAAGAAACAGTGAAATCGAAATGGGATAACCGGGTTGCGATGTATACTGGCGATTTTATGATTGCACGTGCTTTAGAGGTTCTTTCCGAAGCAAATAGTGCAAAAGCTCATCAAATTTTGTCCCGCGGAATCGTAGAAGTTTGTCTTGGTGAAATTGAACAATTAAAAGACCAATACAATGTAAATCAAAACATTAGAACGTATTTACGTAGGATTAAACGAAAAACAGCTCTTCTTATTGCCATAAGCTGTCGTCTTGGAGCTGCGGCAAGTGATCTTGATGAAAAAAGTGAGCGTGCTCTATTTCGATACGGGTATTATATTGGCATGTCTTATCAAATTATCGATGATATCTTAGATTTTACATCAACTGATGAGGAGCTGGGAAAGCCTGCAGGCAGTGATTTGATGAATGGAAATATTACGCTTCCAGTTTTATATTTAATGCGGGATCAAACGTTCAAAGATAAACTGGAGAAAAAATTATCGAAACGGCAACATGTAGGAAAAGAAGATGTCAAAGATATCATTGAGGAAGTAAAGACGAATAACGCAATTGACTACGCTTATGAAATTAGTGATCGTTATTTACAAAAAGCATTTCAACAGCTTGATCAACTGCCCGATAACAGGGCTAAAAACGCGTTAAAACAAATTGCAAAATATATCGGAAAAAGAACTTCGTGA
- the aroH gene encoding chorismate mutase: MLRGIRGATTVESNNSEEILRVTEALIADMAKQNDVSPEQISSVIVSMTHDLNATFPAKAIRSIDGWKYVPVMCTQEIPVPGSMEKCIRIMMNVETMKRQDEVEHIYHERARQLRPDLTN, encoded by the coding sequence ATGTTAAGAGGAATACGAGGGGCCACAACAGTAGAGAGCAATAACTCAGAAGAAATACTGCGTGTTACGGAAGCCCTTATAGCCGATATGGCTAAACAAAATGACGTCAGCCCAGAGCAAATATCGTCCGTTATTGTATCGATGACTCATGATTTAAATGCTACTTTTCCTGCGAAGGCCATACGTTCAATTGATGGGTGGAAATACGTTCCGGTCATGTGTACACAAGAAATTCCTGTGCCTGGCAGTATGGAAAAATGCATTCGAATCATGATGAATGTGGAAACAATGAAGCGACAAGATGAAGTGGAACATATTTACCATGAAAGAGCAAGACAACTACGACCCGATTTAACAAATTAG